One part of the Halobacteria archaeon AArc-dxtr1 genome encodes these proteins:
- a CDS encoding twin-arginine translocase subunit TatC yields MPDEPDDGGTDQRPDESADDSDAPQPPTADETQAAAPSSDDTAQDDPAAESDDEQPRANADADSDDKETGSDADVDAEADADADVDAETDADADVDAETDADADVDAETDADADADAETDADADADAETDADEPDADADSDDPAVESDGEPHPVETDGEGLLNGGPEIYAGSRVNAYSPPSSTESAHKKNRKQSIDDDDLGGVSTPPDDQEMPLADHIEEMILRLAVVLLFGAAGTAVGLLWASDVITFIWTDVIPNATERPPHIYHPLELWLTRIKVSALLGIMVALPMFVYQCYLFMRPGLYPNERKYYLAAVPTSVVLAGVGMIFSYLVILPILFQYFTFYSEGSAMIAYALGETFDLVITLTGFLAIVFQIPLFIMLAIMMGVTTREWLAEKRLFFWAGFLGLAFMFTFDPTAMAPVFVTLTMIVLFEGTLLLLKWTGR; encoded by the coding sequence ATGCCGGACGAGCCGGACGACGGTGGGACCGACCAGCGGCCGGACGAGTCCGCGGACGACTCGGACGCCCCACAGCCCCCCACCGCCGACGAGACGCAGGCTGCAGCCCCCTCGTCCGACGACACCGCCCAGGACGATCCGGCGGCCGAGTCGGACGACGAGCAGCCGCGCGCGAACGCCGACGCGGACAGCGACGACAAAGAGACCGGGTCCGATGCCGACGTAGACGCCGAGGCAGATGCCGACGCCGACGTAGACGCCGAGACAGATGCAGACGCCGACGTAGACGCCGAGACAGATGCAGACGCCGACGTAGACGCCGAGACAGATGCAGACGCCGACGCAGACGCCGAGACAGATGCAGACGCCGACGCAGACGCCGAGACAGATGCAGACGAGCCGGACGCAGACGCCGACTCCGACGATCCAGCGGTCGAGTCGGACGGCGAGCCCCATCCTGTCGAGACCGACGGCGAAGGACTCCTCAACGGCGGCCCCGAGATCTACGCGGGCTCTCGGGTCAATGCGTACTCACCCCCCTCCTCGACCGAAAGCGCCCACAAGAAGAACCGAAAGCAGTCGATCGACGACGACGATCTCGGCGGCGTCTCGACCCCTCCGGACGACCAGGAGATGCCCCTGGCCGATCACATCGAGGAGATGATCCTCCGCCTGGCGGTCGTGTTGCTGTTCGGTGCGGCCGGGACGGCGGTCGGGCTGTTGTGGGCATCGGATGTCATCACGTTCATCTGGACCGACGTGATTCCGAATGCTACCGAACGCCCGCCACACATCTATCACCCACTTGAACTGTGGCTGACCCGGATCAAGGTCTCCGCGCTACTGGGGATCATGGTCGCGTTACCGATGTTCGTCTACCAGTGTTACCTGTTCATGCGCCCCGGGCTCTACCCCAACGAGCGCAAGTACTACCTCGCAGCGGTCCCGACGAGCGTCGTCCTCGCCGGCGTCGGGATGATCTTCTCGTATCTCGTGATCCTCCCGATCCTCTTCCAGTACTTCACGTTCTACTCGGAGGGGAGTGCGATGATCGCCTACGCGCTCGGGGAGACGTTCGACCTCGTGATCACCCTCACCGGCTTCCTCGCGATCGTCTTCCAGATTCCGCTCTTTATCATGCTCGCGATCATGATGGGCGTCACCACCCGGGAGTGGCTGGCCGAAAAGCGACTGTTCTTCTGGGCGGGCTTCCTCGGACTCGCGTTCATGTTCACCTTCGACCCGACCGCGATGGCGCCGGTGTTCGTGACGCTCACGATGATCGTCCTCTTCGAGGGGACGCTCTTGCTGCTGAAGTGGACGGGACGCTGA
- a CDS encoding twin-arginine translocase subunit TatC, translating into MSSAVGEDTAQAINSGRETIGTLLSAAQTHLQKVFIVFVIGFMGSFYALRVWIWDFLEETATAEMDPDLVQATDIITRTPFEVILLQAKIGLFIGVLVAIPALLYFSRDALRKRGVESVVPISKWYMAAFAAASISLFSAGVAYAYGIFFPYAFYFLGEVSYSAGVKPSWGITEFTEFVALLTLSFGLAAQLPLFMGVLSYTEIVPYEFFRDKWRHAIVTLTAFGAVFSPPDPFTLIMWAIPLVLLYVFSLGVAKLVANTRRRGAAEIGSGVGLVKRRVLQFTALIAAATAVSAAAFQAGAREYYIETVLPYIPSYLQSEGPTTLDILVTQHGLLGIVGAGVLIAVGLGLAILVVVTIKVLQSPVYPRESALRTAQTAEDVDFDVLDATDIERVPAPVFLGMEEEDALETAREAMYDDNKDKAQAILDRYDTLHAEAEAEDGEGDEAAAGGAAGAAAAEGEAAAEEESGGFFTSTAADVLDPFTEEETTEEDIGGYAYDIAFILNSLTSKVFRIVAVFMAVLAGSFFWLYTDGIRVILAQFVDRVPDSVLAEVAEQQDVDPAEYGDTTELIQALDFVIALHPVEVLIFIVKVSTLAAIISVLPMVLYYGWPAAKERGLVRGDRRIFLLWGGGLFAGFLVGTYLGFFWVAPAVISYLITDAITNGMVVSYRIRSFFWLVIFTTVGIGFLFNIIVTMALFHIGGIVNYRTMLRGWRPVVVGIFTISALVSPKGILTMLLFAIPIALTYVLGLALLYLLTGGGRLFGGKRRGPDLDTGLLGGR; encoded by the coding sequence ATGAGTTCTGCGGTCGGCGAAGACACCGCGCAAGCTATCAACAGCGGCCGAGAGACGATCGGAACGCTACTCTCTGCCGCGCAGACGCATCTACAGAAGGTGTTCATCGTCTTCGTCATCGGATTCATGGGGTCGTTTTACGCCCTGCGAGTCTGGATCTGGGACTTCTTGGAGGAGACGGCGACGGCGGAGATGGATCCGGATCTGGTGCAGGCGACCGACATCATCACCCGAACACCGTTCGAGGTAATCCTGCTTCAGGCTAAAATCGGGCTGTTCATCGGGGTTCTGGTCGCGATCCCTGCACTCCTTTACTTTTCCCGAGACGCCCTGCGAAAGCGGGGTGTCGAGAGCGTCGTCCCGATCTCGAAGTGGTATATGGCGGCGTTCGCCGCAGCGTCTATCTCGCTGTTTTCTGCCGGAGTCGCCTACGCCTACGGGATCTTCTTCCCCTACGCGTTTTACTTCCTCGGAGAGGTCAGCTACTCCGCCGGCGTGAAACCGAGCTGGGGCATCACGGAGTTCACCGAGTTCGTCGCCCTGCTCACGCTCTCGTTCGGACTGGCAGCCCAGCTCCCGCTGTTCATGGGGGTGCTTTCCTACACCGAGATCGTCCCCTACGAGTTCTTCCGTGACAAGTGGCGCCACGCGATCGTCACCCTCACCGCGTTCGGCGCGGTGTTCTCGCCGCCGGACCCGTTCACGCTGATCATGTGGGCGATCCCGCTCGTGTTGCTGTACGTGTTCAGTTTGGGCGTCGCAAAGTTGGTCGCGAACACTCGCCGCCGCGGCGCAGCAGAGATCGGCAGCGGCGTCGGACTGGTCAAACGACGCGTGCTCCAGTTTACCGCACTGATCGCCGCCGCCACCGCCGTCTCCGCAGCCGCGTTTCAGGCCGGCGCTCGCGAGTACTACATCGAGACCGTGCTCCCGTACATCCCGTCGTACCTCCAGTCCGAGGGGCCGACTACGCTCGACATACTGGTGACCCAGCACGGGCTCCTCGGCATCGTCGGGGCCGGTGTGCTCATCGCGGTCGGGCTAGGGCTTGCGATCCTCGTGGTCGTGACGATTAAAGTCCTCCAGAGCCCGGTCTATCCGCGCGAATCGGCGCTACGGACGGCACAGACCGCCGAGGACGTCGACTTCGACGTACTGGACGCAACCGACATCGAGCGCGTTCCGGCACCAGTCTTCCTCGGAATGGAAGAGGAAGACGCCTTAGAGACGGCCCGGGAGGCGATGTACGACGACAACAAGGACAAGGCTCAGGCGATCCTCGATCGGTACGACACGCTGCACGCGGAGGCAGAGGCCGAGGACGGTGAGGGCGACGAGGCCGCAGCGGGCGGAGCCGCCGGCGCCGCCGCAGCTGAGGGCGAAGCGGCCGCCGAAGAGGAGTCAGGCGGGTTCTTCACGAGCACCGCCGCCGACGTCCTCGATCCGTTCACCGAGGAAGAGACCACCGAGGAGGATATCGGCGGCTACGCCTACGACATCGCGTTTATCCTGAACAGTCTCACCTCGAAGGTGTTTCGCATCGTCGCGGTGTTCATGGCCGTACTTGCGGGATCGTTCTTCTGGCTGTACACCGACGGTATCCGGGTTATTCTCGCACAGTTCGTCGACCGAGTTCCGGACTCGGTGCTGGCGGAGGTCGCCGAGCAGCAGGACGTCGATCCCGCCGAGTACGGCGATACGACCGAACTCATTCAGGCGCTCGACTTCGTCATCGCCCTCCACCCCGTCGAGGTGCTGATCTTCATCGTGAAGGTCTCGACGCTCGCGGCGATCATCTCGGTCCTCCCGATGGTGCTTTACTACGGCTGGCCCGCGGCCAAAGAGCGCGGCCTCGTCCGTGGTGACCGTCGGATCTTCCTCCTCTGGGGTGGGGGGCTGTTCGCCGGCTTCCTGGTCGGGACCTACCTGGGGTTCTTCTGGGTCGCTCCCGCGGTAATCTCGTACCTGATCACCGACGCGATCACGAACGGGATGGTGGTCTCCTACCGGATCAGGAGCTTCTTCTGGCTCGTGATCTTCACGACCGTCGGGATCGGGTTCCTCTTTAACATCATCGTCACGATGGCGCTGTTCCACATCGGCGGCATCGTCAACTACCGGACGATGCTTCGCGGCTGGCGCCCCGTCGTCGTCGGGATTTTCACCATCTCGGCGCTCGTGAGCCCGAAGGGGATCCTCACGATGTTGCTCTTTGCGATCCCGATCGCGCTGACCTACGTACTCGGACTGGCCCTCCTCTATCTCCTGACCGGGGGTGGGCGGCTCTTCGGCGGCAAGCGCCGGGGGCCCGATCTGGATACGGGGCTGCTCGGCGGGCGGTAA
- a CDS encoding type II toxin-antitoxin system ParD family antitoxin yields MPKISVEIPQELLDDLDAHVGDDGKFVNRSDAIRASVRKTLDVLDEIDARHDRLETDDE; encoded by the coding sequence ATGCCCAAAATTAGCGTGGAGATCCCACAGGAGTTACTCGACGATCTGGACGCTCACGTCGGCGACGACGGGAAGTTCGTCAACCGAAGTGACGCGATTCGGGCCTCGGTCAGAAAGACTCTAGACGTCTTAGACGAGATCGATGCACGTCACGACAGGTTGGAAACCGACGACGAGTGA
- a CDS encoding 23S rRNA (uridine(2552)-2'-O)-methyltransferase, whose product MARKDHYYNKAKQEGYRSRAAYKLKQLDELEDVLSPGDTVVDLGAAPGGWLEVAAEAVGSNGQVIGVDLQRIRDFEDHDTIETVRGDMTEDRTRERVTDAAGGPVDVVVSDMAPNMSGEYSLDQARSLYLARQAFETALDLLDTGGDFVVKVFEGPDVDDFRSDVEDEFQYVRATSPQASRETSSEVYFIGKGRLTAPLRPGDELEVEIVDVGGEGDGIASIDGYRLFVPGTETGETVAVRVTDVKPNFGFAQRLDRD is encoded by the coding sequence ATGGCACGAAAAGACCACTACTACAACAAGGCCAAACAGGAGGGGTACCGGAGTCGGGCCGCCTACAAACTGAAGCAGCTAGACGAACTCGAGGACGTTCTCTCGCCGGGCGATACGGTCGTCGACCTGGGGGCCGCCCCCGGCGGCTGGCTCGAGGTCGCCGCCGAGGCGGTTGGATCGAACGGCCAGGTGATCGGCGTCGACCTCCAGCGGATTCGCGACTTCGAGGATCACGACACCATCGAGACCGTCCGCGGCGACATGACCGAAGACCGGACCCGCGAGCGCGTCACCGATGCGGCGGGCGGTCCCGTCGACGTCGTCGTCTCGGACATGGCGCCAAACATGTCCGGCGAGTACTCACTGGATCAGGCCCGTTCGCTGTACCTCGCCAGACAGGCGTTCGAGACCGCTCTCGATCTCCTCGATACAGGTGGGGACTTCGTCGTGAAGGTCTTCGAGGGTCCTGACGTCGATGACTTCCGGTCCGACGTCGAAGACGAGTTCCAGTACGTCCGCGCGACGAGTCCGCAGGCCTCCCGCGAGACCTCTTCGGAGGTCTACTTCATCGGAAAAGGCCGGCTCACCGCACCTCTCCGACCGGGCGACGAACTTGAGGTCGAGATCGTCGACGTCGGCGGAGAGGGCGACGGTATCGCCTCCATCGACGGCTACCGGCTGTTCGTTCCCGGCACCGAGACGGGCGAGACGGTCGCGGTCCGCGTCACGGACGTCAAGCCGAACTTCGGGTTCGCACAGCGTCTGGATCGGGACTGA